From Granulicella cerasi, a single genomic window includes:
- a CDS encoding serine/threonine-protein kinase — MARRVIRQYEFVRKIGSGGSGVVFLAHDTLLQRPVVMKLLKRAPSQTVEEVRTTQLREARLASAIDHPNVCSIYEVGESDGEAYIVMQYIPGKSLDKVIGEGPANIQLVLSSGMQIADGLAAAHSLGIFHRDLKPANVMLTDGGLIKILDFGLARQLKRERADFDPGEPGQPIEAPPVGATYTARGGTIAYMAPEQFVTGQSSVQSDIFALGLILYEMVSGRHPFHRPDAQDVQSIRAIQYAEPPNLREIVPNVPQELESVILRCLEKNPSERYQSAAEVREGLKTILKTLQLDAMVMQGEGAVGMSARQRLDLETPEEEKRTTGILSMLAERFRESTPKEQQDTTMSIVVLPFVNLGAADASPFYGSALADAIGARLAKVASLVVRPASALMNVPTWQLDPLSVGRKLLVDFVLAGNFVRSDKGFDLNWQLLDVKRQSVRTGGAVSVQSFDLIAVQNEVCNEVFAELQGGGGLQKQNRHHADDEESALGHNLSEEYLQARALLSSFMQRTGNREDLDHARGLFEGVVQRDPNYAPGWTGLGITHLQYVRHGLGGQMHVLEARRSFDRALERDPSSVEANLYRVYMLLSRGEKESARHGIGHLLQTAGNDWNVHLVAGMTLRIDGMYEEALEQFNTSLRLNPANAAMIYNHRARVYQYQNQLELAGDEIEKGLTLEPRQPLLRISKGYQQMRLGQLSSAVQTLESVTRDDISLRIIFPTIAMCYVQLGDRARAEEFITEDTLSAAEADSEMAYRLATYFAVEGDVAEALHWLRRAIYLGNENYPWFSINPAWRGMSGNADFQRTLDDLKKVFKKNQKNWKRLLAS; from the coding sequence ATGGCTCGTCGCGTCATCCGTCAGTACGAATTTGTCCGCAAGATTGGATCGGGTGGCTCAGGCGTCGTGTTTCTGGCGCATGACACGTTGTTGCAGCGTCCGGTAGTGATGAAGCTGCTGAAGCGCGCGCCCTCGCAGACGGTGGAAGAGGTGCGTACGACACAGCTCCGCGAGGCTCGATTGGCATCCGCAATCGACCACCCGAATGTCTGCTCGATCTACGAGGTCGGCGAGTCGGACGGCGAAGCCTACATCGTCATGCAGTACATCCCCGGCAAGAGCCTGGACAAGGTGATCGGCGAGGGGCCGGCGAACATCCAGCTTGTGCTGTCGAGCGGAATGCAGATCGCCGACGGTCTGGCCGCGGCGCACTCGCTGGGCATCTTCCATCGCGACCTGAAGCCCGCGAACGTCATGCTGACGGACGGTGGACTGATCAAGATTCTGGACTTTGGCCTCGCGCGGCAGTTGAAGCGCGAGCGCGCGGACTTCGATCCGGGCGAGCCGGGACAGCCGATCGAGGCCCCGCCGGTGGGCGCAACCTACACCGCGCGCGGCGGCACGATCGCCTACATGGCGCCGGAGCAGTTTGTGACCGGGCAGTCGAGTGTGCAGTCGGACATCTTCGCGCTGGGCTTGATTTTGTACGAAATGGTGAGCGGACGACATCCGTTCCACCGGCCGGATGCGCAGGATGTTCAGTCGATCCGCGCGATTCAGTACGCCGAACCACCGAATCTGCGCGAGATCGTCCCGAACGTTCCGCAGGAGCTCGAAAGCGTGATTCTGCGCTGCCTGGAGAAGAACCCTTCGGAGCGCTATCAGTCGGCCGCAGAGGTCCGTGAGGGCCTGAAGACGATTCTGAAGACGCTGCAGCTTGACGCGATGGTGATGCAGGGCGAAGGCGCTGTCGGCATGAGCGCGCGGCAGCGGCTCGATCTGGAAACGCCCGAGGAAGAGAAGCGCACGACAGGCATTCTCTCCATGCTCGCTGAGCGCTTCCGCGAGAGCACCCCGAAGGAGCAGCAGGACACCACGATGAGCATCGTGGTGCTGCCATTCGTGAACCTTGGTGCGGCAGACGCGTCGCCGTTCTACGGCTCTGCGCTGGCGGACGCGATTGGCGCGCGTCTGGCGAAGGTAGCCTCGCTGGTGGTGCGGCCTGCTAGCGCGCTGATGAATGTACCGACGTGGCAGCTCGATCCGCTGAGCGTGGGACGCAAGCTGCTGGTGGACTTCGTGCTGGCGGGCAACTTTGTGCGCTCGGACAAGGGCTTCGACCTCAACTGGCAGCTGCTCGACGTGAAGCGTCAAAGTGTGCGCACGGGCGGCGCGGTGAGCGTGCAGTCGTTCGATCTGATCGCGGTCCAGAACGAAGTTTGCAACGAGGTGTTTGCGGAGCTTCAGGGCGGTGGCGGACTGCAGAAGCAGAACCGCCATCATGCCGACGACGAAGAGTCCGCGCTGGGACACAATCTCAGCGAAGAGTATCTGCAGGCTCGTGCACTGCTGAGCTCGTTCATGCAGCGTACGGGCAATCGCGAAGACCTTGACCACGCGCGCGGACTCTTTGAAGGAGTCGTGCAGCGCGACCCGAACTATGCTCCTGGCTGGACAGGACTCGGCATTACGCATCTGCAATATGTGCGTCATGGACTCGGCGGACAGATGCATGTGCTCGAAGCGCGACGCTCGTTTGATCGTGCGTTGGAACGCGATCCAAGCTCGGTGGAAGCGAACCTGTATCGCGTGTACATGCTGCTGAGCCGCGGTGAAAAGGAGAGCGCCCGCCACGGCATCGGGCATCTGCTGCAGACGGCAGGCAATGACTGGAACGTGCATCTCGTCGCGGGCATGACGCTGCGCATCGACGGCATGTACGAGGAAGCGTTGGAGCAGTTCAACACATCGCTGCGCCTGAACCCCGCCAACGCCGCGATGATTTATAACCATCGCGCGCGTGTGTACCAGTATCAGAACCAACTCGAGCTTGCAGGCGATGAGATCGAGAAAGGCCTCACGCTGGAGCCGCGCCAGCCGCTGCTGCGTATCTCGAAGGGCTATCAGCAGATGCGTCTGGGGCAGCTCTCAAGCGCAGTACAGACGCTTGAAAGCGTGACGCGCGACGACATCTCGCTGCGTATTATCTTCCCCACGATTGCGATGTGCTACGTGCAGTTGGGCGATCGTGCACGTGCGGAGGAGTTCATCACCGAAGACACGCTGTCCGCGGCCGAGGCTGACTCCGAGATGGCGTATCGCCTGGCAACGTACTTCGCCGTGGAAGGCGATGTGGCGGAAGCGCTGCACTGGCTGCGTCGCGCGATCTATCTCGGCAACGAAAACTATCCGTGGTTCTCGATCAATCCGGCCTGGCGCGGGATGTCGGGCAACGCTGATTTCCAGCGCACGCTCGATGACCTGAAGAAGGTGTTCAAGAAGAACCAGAAGAACTGGAAGCGCCTGCTCGCGAGCTAG
- a CDS encoding response regulator, protein MPATILLIDDNPVQAATRQTILKRAGYNVIAALSPVRALEQFRQNEYPSPIELIITDHIMPDMNGNEFVAKLRSFAPEVPVLVISGLPEAEDEYEGLNINFRLKPLLPDNLLASVHRLLPTNA, encoded by the coding sequence ATGCCCGCCACTATTTTGCTGATCGACGATAACCCCGTACAGGCCGCTACCCGGCAGACCATCCTCAAGCGTGCGGGTTACAACGTCATCGCTGCCCTCTCCCCCGTTCGCGCCCTGGAGCAGTTCCGCCAGAACGAATACCCTTCGCCCATCGAACTCATCATCACCGACCACATCATGCCCGACATGAATGGAAACGAGTTCGTCGCCAAGCTGCGCTCCTTCGCGCCCGAGGTTCCGGTGCTGGTGATCAGCGGCCTGCCCGAAGCCGAGGATGAGTACGAAGGCCTGAACATTAACTTCCGCCTGAAGCCGCTGCTGCCCGATAACCTTCTAGCCAGCGTGCATCGTCTGCTACCCACCAACGCCTAA
- a CDS encoding heme lyase CcmF/NrfE family subunit produces the protein MPHPMPSLGSFSLMLALALAFYTLFAGSLALWAQSSGRQLAVSPLALGETARRAGIACFWCVSLAAFALVWAAFTNDYSVDYVLHHTNRDLVTAYKFSALWSGQEGSLLLWAWLLATYGFVMRLRHKVDIELTAHASTILAAIQVFFLSILVFAAPPFAIVPGGVAPKDGFGLNPLLQYPEMVIHPPMLYLGYVGFSVPFAFALGALIMRYPGEKWIHITRRWTMVTWLFLTCGICLGMHWAYAVLGWGGYWGWDPVENASLMPWLAATAFLHSVMMQEKRGMMKGWNVWLIFITFMLSILGTLLTRAGLVSSVHAFAQSSIGNWFVAFLLLTAIVCLFVFFRNRDHLRAENKLESLVSRESSFLFNNLVLLAACFTVLWGTLFPVLSEYVQGSKVTMGAPFYNKVAVPIGLFLLFLTGVGPLLAWRSTTLRTIRRNFVLPCVMIIISAIALMIAGVRPWLDDDKTASIYSLVCFSLSAGVITAILTEFLRGAGVVRTQTGKNLLASMWLLTRRNTRRYGGYAIHFGIVVMFIGLAGAAFNQSKELEMGFGDQLRIGSWNLVCQSFSQDSNPNFDTDYALIDVFHNGKKITQLAPERRFYTASQQTSTVVAIHSTLARDLYVVFEGRNPQTDRPIIKVFLNPLVNWIWVGVLIVIVGTGFALMPPLKPKRATEPAAIEGGVHA, from the coding sequence ATGCCTCATCCCATGCCGAGTCTCGGCAGCTTCAGCCTTATGCTGGCGCTGGCGCTTGCTTTCTATACGTTGTTCGCCGGCTCGCTCGCGCTCTGGGCGCAAAGCTCCGGCCGTCAGCTTGCGGTCTCGCCGCTCGCACTGGGGGAAACCGCTCGTCGCGCCGGCATCGCCTGTTTCTGGTGCGTCTCGCTCGCGGCCTTCGCGCTCGTCTGGGCTGCGTTCACCAACGACTACTCCGTCGACTACGTGCTGCACCATACCAACCGCGACCTCGTCACGGCGTATAAGTTCTCCGCACTCTGGTCCGGCCAGGAAGGCTCGTTGCTGCTCTGGGCGTGGCTGCTGGCTACCTACGGCTTCGTCATGCGCCTGCGCCACAAGGTGGACATCGAGCTCACCGCGCACGCCTCGACGATCCTTGCGGCAATCCAGGTCTTCTTCCTCTCGATTCTCGTCTTCGCGGCCCCGCCCTTCGCCATCGTCCCCGGCGGCGTTGCTCCCAAGGACGGCTTTGGCCTGAATCCGCTCCTCCAGTACCCCGAGATGGTGATCCATCCGCCGATGCTCTACCTCGGCTACGTGGGCTTCTCGGTGCCGTTTGCCTTCGCTCTCGGCGCGCTCATCATGCGCTACCCCGGCGAGAAGTGGATCCACATCACCCGCCGCTGGACGATGGTCACCTGGCTGTTCCTCACCTGCGGCATCTGCCTCGGCATGCACTGGGCATACGCCGTGCTCGGTTGGGGCGGCTACTGGGGTTGGGACCCCGTTGAAAATGCTTCGCTGATGCCGTGGCTCGCCGCCACCGCCTTCCTGCACTCCGTGATGATGCAGGAGAAGCGCGGCATGATGAAGGGCTGGAACGTCTGGCTCATCTTCATCACCTTCATGCTCTCGATTCTAGGCACGCTGCTTACGCGCGCGGGCCTCGTTAGCTCGGTGCACGCCTTTGCGCAGAGCTCCATCGGCAACTGGTTCGTCGCGTTCCTGCTGCTCACCGCGATCGTCTGCCTCTTCGTCTTCTTCCGCAACCGCGACCACCTGCGCGCGGAGAACAAGCTCGAGTCGCTCGTCTCGCGCGAGTCCAGCTTCCTCTTCAACAACCTCGTGCTGCTCGCCGCCTGCTTCACGGTGCTATGGGGAACGCTCTTCCCTGTGCTGAGTGAGTACGTGCAAGGCTCGAAGGTCACGATGGGCGCGCCCTTCTACAACAAGGTCGCCGTACCGATCGGCCTCTTCCTGCTCTTCCTCACCGGCGTCGGCCCGCTGCTCGCCTGGCGCTCCACCACGCTGCGCACCATCCGCCGCAACTTTGTGCTGCCCTGCGTGATGATCATCATCAGCGCCATCGCGCTCATGATCGCAGGCGTGCGTCCGTGGCTCGACGACGATAAGACCGCCAGTATCTACTCGCTGGTCTGCTTCTCGCTTTCAGCAGGCGTCATCACGGCGATCCTCACCGAGTTCCTGCGCGGCGCGGGCGTCGTCCGCACGCAGACCGGCAAAAATCTGCTTGCGTCCATGTGGCTGCTCACGCGCCGCAACACGCGTCGCTACGGCGGATACGCGATCCACTTCGGCATCGTCGTCATGTTCATCGGCCTCGCAGGCGCGGCGTTCAACCAGTCCAAAGAACTCGAGATGGGCTTCGGCGATCAGCTCCGCATCGGCTCCTGGAACCTTGTCTGCCAGAGCTTCTCGCAGGACTCGAACCCAAACTTCGACACCGACTACGCACTCATCGACGTCTTCCACAACGGCAAGAAGATCACGCAGCTTGCGCCCGAGCGCCGCTTTTACACCGCCTCGCAGCAGACCTCGACCGTGGTTGCCATTCACTCGACGCTCGCCCGTGATCTCTACGTCGTATTCGAGGGCCGCAATCCGCAGACCGACCGCCCGATCATCAAGGTCTTCCTGAACCCGCTCGTGAACTGGATCTGGGTCGGTGTCCTCATCGTGATCGTCGGCACCGGCTTCGCGCTCATGCCGCCCCTCAAGCCCAAGCGCGCGACTGAACCCGCAGCGATCGAAGGCGGTGTCCATGCGTAA
- a CDS encoding cytochrome c-type biogenesis protein CcmH, with protein MRNSQLITRDSERESNLAPQSSKPKARSSKRLFTATRLLQLVLVLFTGITMLGAGAPSPSTFNTIGHKLMCPCGCGEILLECNHVGCPDSDRMIGELRQQLSTGIGETGVLNWFAAKYGPTVLAAPIRGGFDVVAWIVPFAVLLAGLIAVFFVVRLWKQRQQPLAEAGAAHAPPLNDEQAALRERIRRETEYGE; from the coding sequence ATGCGTAACTCGCAACTCATCACTCGCGACTCAGAACGCGAATCAAACCTCGCACCCCAAAGCTCAAAGCCGAAAGCTCGCTCCTCAAAACGCCTCTTCACCGCAACGCGCCTCCTGCAACTTGTGCTGGTCCTCTTCACCGGCATCACGATGCTCGGCGCGGGCGCCCCCTCGCCGTCCACTTTCAATACCATCGGCCACAAGCTGATGTGCCCCTGCGGCTGCGGTGAGATCCTGCTTGAGTGCAACCACGTGGGCTGCCCGGACTCCGATCGCATGATCGGCGAACTGCGCCAGCAGCTCTCCACCGGCATCGGCGAAACAGGTGTGCTCAACTGGTTCGCTGCCAAGTACGGACCGACCGTACTCGCGGCTCCCATCCGCGGTGGCTTCGACGTCGTCGCCTGGATCGTACCCTTCGCCGTGCTGCTCGCTGGCCTCATCGCGGTCTTCTTCGTCGTGCGTCTCTGGAAGCAACGCCAGCAGCCGCTCGCCGAGGCAGGCGCTGCGCACGCTCCCCCGCTCAACGACGAGCAGGCAGCCCTTCGCGAGCGCATTCGTCGCGAAACCGAGTACGGCGAGTAG
- a CDS encoding tetratricopeptide repeat protein has translation MRVRKAMLAVMLGAGAAAMKAQEKTPATDPNSVPASQRFPFQGDSAPANDGPQQKKDVTQQPAKPDAPTADPNAVPASQRFPYQGDSSPDTSAKDGAASSSSSSSSSSSSSSSGSSSSGSSSSPLSDLPPNPDDVNSDTPPAPKRNMHRKPEPPPKETGEVEAEDLQVAHFYQQDGNFRGAYLRAQHAVSLVPEDADAHLAVGLAARRIGKLDEALKEFKKTLELDPVPKTRKEAQEALREMTGN, from the coding sequence ATGCGCGTGCGGAAGGCCATGCTGGCGGTGATGTTGGGTGCGGGAGCGGCCGCGATGAAGGCACAGGAAAAGACGCCCGCAACAGACCCGAACTCTGTTCCCGCGTCGCAGCGTTTTCCGTTTCAGGGTGACAGCGCGCCCGCGAACGATGGGCCGCAACAAAAGAAGGACGTAACGCAACAGCCCGCGAAGCCTGACGCACCAACGGCTGATCCGAATGCAGTGCCGGCATCGCAGCGATTCCCGTATCAGGGCGACAGCTCGCCTGACACGTCGGCGAAGGACGGTGCTGCGAGTTCGTCTTCGTCAAGTTCGTCTTCGTCGTCGAGCTCTTCGTCTGGTTCGTCCTCGTCAGGATCATCTTCATCGCCGCTGTCCGACCTCCCTCCGAACCCGGATGATGTGAATTCGGACACGCCGCCTGCGCCGAAGCGGAACATGCATCGCAAGCCGGAGCCACCTCCGAAGGAGACGGGCGAGGTCGAGGCAGAGGACCTTCAGGTGGCGCACTTTTATCAGCAGGACGGCAACTTCCGCGGCGCGTATCTGCGCGCGCAACATGCGGTATCGCTCGTGCCTGAGGACGCGGACGCGCATCTGGCCGTGGGGCTGGCTGCGCGGAGAATCGGCAAACTGGATGAGGCGCTGAAGGAGTTCAAGAAGACGCTGGAGTTGGACCCGGTGCCGAAGACTCGCAAGGAAGCGCAGGAAGCGTTGCGCGAGATGACGGGAAACTAG
- a CDS encoding SET domain-containing protein has product MPQKPKLTASPRLLIRSSDIHAAGCITLDPIRRGQRVLEYDGERIAKGVADLRYENRVVTYLFGFGKDGDVIDGFSTAMFINHSCNPNCETEELEGRIYVSAIRDIAAGEELLYEYNLYDSDLEDVADCYCGAPQCRGTMYSEAEVKRRNRLFARQAAKSKTIG; this is encoded by the coding sequence ATGCCGCAAAAACCCAAGCTTACCGCCTCGCCTCGCCTGCTCATTCGTTCGTCCGACATCCACGCGGCGGGCTGCATCACGCTCGACCCCATTCGTCGCGGACAGCGCGTACTGGAGTACGACGGCGAACGGATCGCCAAGGGCGTAGCGGACCTGCGCTATGAGAATCGCGTCGTCACGTACCTCTTTGGCTTCGGCAAAGACGGAGATGTCATCGACGGCTTCAGCACCGCGATGTTCATCAATCATTCGTGCAATCCGAACTGCGAAACCGAAGAGCTCGAAGGCCGCATCTACGTCAGCGCCATCCGCGATATCGCCGCGGGCGAAGAGCTGCTCTACGAATACAACCTGTACGACAGCGACCTCGAAGACGTGGCCGACTGCTACTGCGGTGCGCCGCAGTGCCGAGGAACCATGTACTCCGAGGCCGAGGTCAAGCGCCGCAATCGCCTCTTCGCGAGGCAAGCGGCTAAGTCAAAAACTATCGGCTAA
- a CDS encoding isochorismatase family protein, with protein MSEQLVLDMKKTALVLIDLQGGIVGRDVKPYPAMEIVARCREMADAFRAKGAPVVYVRVLMTDFLKLATDEVMQLPPEIPAAASEIVEAAGKQEGDLLITKRHWGAFAGTELEQELRGRGVEKIVIAGIATNLGVESAVRQGTGLGFNFVTVSDACSTFSAEMQEFALKYIFPRLSRVRTTSQVLEAIGN; from the coding sequence ATGAGCGAGCAGTTGGTGTTGGACATGAAGAAAACGGCGCTGGTGTTGATCGATCTGCAGGGTGGGATCGTGGGGCGCGATGTGAAGCCTTACCCGGCGATGGAGATCGTGGCGCGTTGCCGTGAGATGGCGGATGCGTTTCGCGCGAAGGGCGCGCCGGTGGTGTATGTTCGCGTGCTGATGACGGATTTTCTGAAGCTTGCCACGGACGAAGTGATGCAGCTTCCTCCGGAGATTCCGGCAGCGGCCAGCGAGATCGTCGAAGCCGCAGGCAAGCAGGAAGGCGATCTGCTGATCACCAAGCGGCATTGGGGCGCGTTTGCGGGAACGGAGCTGGAGCAGGAGCTACGCGGCCGCGGTGTGGAGAAGATCGTAATCGCCGGCATCGCAACGAACCTCGGCGTGGAGAGCGCTGTACGTCAGGGAACCGGTCTGGGCTTCAACTTTGTCACGGTGAGCGACGCGTGCAGCACGTTCTCGGCGGAGATGCAGGAATTTGCGTTGAAGTACATCTTCCCGCGTTTGTCGCGTGTGCGAACGACGTCGCAGGTGCTGGAAGCGATCGGTAACTGA
- a CDS encoding TetR/AcrR family transcriptional regulator — translation MASRSSNPSRRAPQQERSTLRVQAILQVAEDLFAARGFEATTMTEVAEAAGSSIGSLYSYFPDKKALALALLDIYGAQIESHWQPLFAEIETLDAKAFSTRFIDRFLDFLTAHPAYLQLQNAPVKLRRSASAKKAFRASLIDALQRRVPSLGHDAAELHVLVLLQIVSGMMQLYPDATAVTKPAVVREFKAAIAAYVGTFFR, via the coding sequence ATGGCCTCACGTTCGTCAAATCCGTCACGCCGCGCGCCCCAGCAGGAGCGCTCTACGCTGCGCGTGCAGGCCATCCTTCAAGTGGCCGAAGACCTCTTCGCCGCGCGCGGATTTGAAGCCACTACGATGACCGAGGTCGCCGAAGCCGCCGGCTCTTCTATCGGCTCGCTTTACAGCTACTTCCCTGACAAGAAGGCGCTCGCCCTGGCGCTCCTCGACATCTACGGCGCGCAGATCGAGTCGCATTGGCAGCCGCTCTTCGCTGAGATCGAAACGCTCGACGCCAAGGCCTTCTCCACGCGCTTCATCGACCGCTTCCTGGACTTCCTCACCGCCCATCCGGCCTATCTGCAACTGCAGAATGCTCCGGTAAAGCTCCGCCGTAGTGCCTCGGCCAAGAAGGCCTTCCGCGCCTCGCTCATCGATGCCCTGCAACGTCGCGTCCCCTCGCTGGGCCATGATGCCGCTGAACTGCACGTGCTCGTTTTGCTGCAGATTGTTAGCGGCATGATGCAGCTTTACCCCGACGCGACCGCCGTTACGAAACCCGCCGTCGTCCGCGAGTTCAAGGCCGCTATCGCCGCCTACGTCGGCACCTTTTTCCGTTAA
- the dnaX gene encoding DNA polymerase III subunit gamma/tau: protein MAYQVLARKYRPLSFSDVVGQDHVTRTLLNALSQGRIAHGYIFSGHRGIGKTTIARILASALNCRTEVGTPQRPTPEPCNACESCLEIRQSASVDVIEIDAATNRGIDEVRELRDAARYRPARDKFKIIILDEAHQITDAAFNALLKTLEEPPDHIVFMFATTEPENIPQTIRSRCQHFSFHAVKIEDIVGQLTKISIDENILIDGATLALLAEAGDGSMRDALSIMDQAIASAPVVDGKPHLELEQVRELMGSVSNVIYEQTLEAVHANNSADVLGIIARLLDAGNGPTQIARQFVRFLRNCVVAKITTLDPNAEATGIAADLLQISPEERSRAARSAALFTEEDLSRFLAIMLRTFDELGYRQEQRFHLELGLLKLVHVQRLVPVEEILTQLGVTKAPATTTNTTPTRAAATAAPARPATPSPAPRPAAPAAPSASIGNAFGTPAKSPFEADASRKTPQASAAPSPITIARPEPTPISSPMTNGALAMAPTPQPSAPPVTAEAERPQLVPQATVPEFVPNFDPLAAVAAPPVPVSFTPEPVAATPARVEAPSPAVIASVAAVATPEPPAVEPEDDEPVRNTGGFDLDAIQSAMVGKLADMPGQDSASQAIEDAAFSVKDDSLEVQTTFSKAMLPHLINTEATRTLTNILREHAPTLKLNLLPGTPASKSAKKTTRAAKAGSAAELAEKHPLVQEAKRLFSAEVSNIIDLRK, encoded by the coding sequence ATGGCCTATCAAGTCCTAGCTCGCAAGTACCGTCCGCTCAGCTTCTCCGACGTCGTCGGGCAAGACCACGTCACGCGCACGCTGCTGAACGCGCTATCGCAGGGCCGCATCGCGCACGGCTACATATTCTCCGGCCACCGCGGCATCGGTAAGACGACCATCGCGCGCATCCTGGCTTCCGCGCTCAACTGCCGCACGGAAGTGGGCACGCCGCAACGCCCTACGCCAGAGCCCTGCAACGCCTGCGAAAGCTGCCTTGAAATCCGTCAGAGCGCTTCGGTCGACGTCATCGAGATCGATGCCGCTACGAATCGCGGTATCGACGAAGTCCGCGAACTACGCGACGCTGCGCGCTATCGCCCCGCGCGCGACAAGTTCAAGATCATCATCCTCGACGAAGCCCATCAGATCACCGATGCCGCCTTCAACGCTTTGCTCAAGACGCTCGAGGAGCCACCCGACCACATCGTCTTCATGTTCGCGACGACCGAGCCCGAGAACATTCCGCAGACGATTCGCTCGCGTTGCCAGCACTTCAGTTTCCACGCCGTCAAGATCGAAGACATCGTCGGTCAGCTGACGAAGATCTCCATCGACGAGAACATCCTGATCGACGGCGCCACGCTTGCGCTGCTCGCCGAAGCCGGCGACGGCTCCATGCGCGACGCGCTCTCGATCATGGACCAGGCCATCGCGTCTGCGCCTGTGGTCGACGGCAAGCCGCACCTCGAACTCGAGCAAGTCCGCGAGCTCATGGGCTCGGTCTCGAACGTCATCTACGAGCAGACCCTCGAGGCCGTCCACGCGAACAACTCCGCCGACGTGCTCGGAATCATCGCTCGCCTGCTCGACGCCGGTAACGGCCCCACGCAGATCGCGCGCCAGTTCGTGCGCTTCCTGCGCAACTGCGTCGTCGCCAAGATCACCACGCTCGATCCGAACGCCGAAGCCACCGGCATCGCCGCGGACCTCTTGCAAATTTCTCCGGAAGAACGCTCGCGCGCCGCACGCTCGGCCGCGCTCTTCACCGAAGAAGATCTCTCGCGCTTCCTCGCCATCATGCTCCGCACCTTCGACGAGCTGGGCTACCGCCAGGAGCAGCGCTTCCATCTCGAACTCGGCCTGCTGAAGTTGGTCCACGTGCAGCGCCTCGTCCCTGTCGAAGAAATCCTGACGCAACTCGGCGTCACCAAGGCCCCTGCTACGACGACGAACACAACGCCGACACGTGCAGCAGCAACTGCCGCTCCAGCGCGGCCCGCAACGCCGTCTCCCGCGCCGCGCCCGGCAGCCCCGGCGGCGCCATCTGCCAGCATCGGCAACGCCTTCGGTACGCCCGCGAAGTCTCCCTTCGAAGCAGATGCTTCGCGCAAAACGCCACAGGCCTCCGCGGCTCCGTCGCCGATCACGATCGCTCGCCCCGAGCCCACACCGATCAGCAGCCCCATGACCAACGGCGCGCTCGCCATGGCTCCCACGCCGCAGCCCAGCGCTCCGCCGGTCACGGCAGAAGCAGAACGCCCGCAGCTCGTGCCGCAAGCAACTGTCCCCGAGTTCGTCCCGAACTTCGATCCTCTGGCAGCCGTCGCCGCACCGCCCGTACCCGTGTCGTTTACTCCGGAGCCTGTCGCGGCGACACCAGCTCGGGTAGAAGCACCCTCGCCAGCCGTCATCGCGTCGGTAGCCGCCGTTGCAACGCCTGAGCCTCCGGCAGTAGAGCCGGAAGACGACGAGCCTGTCCGCAACACCGGCGGCTTCGACCTCGACGCCATTCAGTCCGCCATGGTCGGCAAGCTCGCCGACATGCCCGGCCAGGACTCGGCCTCGCAAGCCATCGAAGACGCCGCCTTCAGCGTGAAGGACGACTCGCTCGAGGTGCAGACGACCTTCTCCAAGGCCATGCTGCCGCACCTCATCAACACCGAGGCGACGCGCACTCTTACCAACATCCTGCGCGAGCACGCCCCGACGCTCAAGCTCAACCTGCTCCCGGGTACACCCGCGTCGAAGTCCGCGAAGAAGACCACGCGCGCGGCCAAGGCTGGCTCCGCTGCGGAGCTCGCCGAGAAACATCCGCTGGTGCAGGAGGCCAAGCGCCTCTTCTCCGCCGAAGTCTCCAACATCATCGACTTGCGCAAGTAA
- a CDS encoding YbaB/EbfC family nucleoid-associated protein — MDFSKLGEMLSAAQDMKAQMDARLADTIVEADSGGGAISVRMNGKKELLKLTIAPAAAQAASGDITMLEDLIVAAVNSAARKAEAAEQSAAQGALGGMNLPGF; from the coding sequence ATGGATTTCTCGAAGCTCGGCGAAATGCTCTCCGCCGCACAGGACATGAAGGCCCAGATGGACGCGCGCCTCGCCGACACGATTGTCGAAGCCGACTCCGGCGGCGGCGCCATCTCCGTTCGCATGAACGGCAAAAAGGAACTGCTGAAGCTGACCATCGCTCCCGCCGCCGCGCAGGCTGCATCCGGCGACATCACCATGCTCGAAGACCTCATCGTCGCAGCGGTGAACTCTGCAGCACGCAAGGCCGAAGCCGCAGAACAATCCGCCGCACAAGGCGCGCTCGGCGGCATGAACCTGCCCGGCTTCTAG